The proteins below come from a single Corvus hawaiiensis isolate bCorHaw1 chromosome 20, bCorHaw1.pri.cur, whole genome shotgun sequence genomic window:
- the TNFAIP1 gene encoding BTB/POZ domain-containing adapter for CUL3-mediated RhoA degradation protein 2 isoform X2 — translation MSGDTCLGSALCPAAGHKPKAGGLKGSSLGNKYVRLNVGGSLYYTTVQVLTRHDTMLKAMFSGRMEVLTDKEGWILIDRCGKHFGTILNYLRDDTIALPKHRQEIKELMAEAKYYLIQGLVDMCQAALQPVVKLLYNRSNNKYSYTSNSDDNLLKNIELFDKLSLRFNGRVLFIKDVIGDEICCWSFYGQGRKLAEVCCTSIVYATEKKQTKVEFPEARIYEETLNVLLYETPRVPDNSLLEATSRSRSQASHSEDDEGFELRDRVRRIHVKRYSTYDDRQLGH, via the exons ATGTCGGGGGACACGTGCCTGGGCAGCGCCCTGTGTCCGGCCGCGGGGCACAAGCCCAAGGCCGGCGGGCTCAagggcagcagcctggggaacAAGTACGTGCGCCTCAACGTCGGGGGCTCCCTGTACTACACCACGGTGCAGGTGCTCACCAGGCACGACACCATGCTCAAGGCCATGTTCAGCGGCAGGATGGAGGTGCTCACCGACAAGGAAG GCTGGATCCTTATAGACCGTTGTGGGAAGCACTTTGGAACAATTTTAAACTATCTCAGAGACGACACCATCGCACTTCCAAAACACAGGCAGGAGATCAAAGAGTTGATGGCAGAAGCCAAGTACTATCTCATCCAGGGCTTAGTGGACATGTGCCAAGCAGCCCTGCAG CCTGTTGTTAAACTGCTTTATAACAGAAGCAACAATAAATACTCCTACACCAG TAACTCGGATGACAACTTGCTGAAGAACATCGAGCTGTTTGACAAGCTGTCGCTGCGGTTCAACGGCAGAGTGCTGTTCATCAAGGATGTGATCGGGGACGAGATCTGCTGCTGGTCCTTCTACGGGCAGGGCCGCAAGCTGGCCGAGGTCTGCTGCACCTCCATCGTGTACGCCACGGAGAAGAAGCAAACCAAG GTGGAATTCCCTGAAGCTCGAATTTATGAGGAAACACTAAATGTCCTACTGTACGAGACCCCCCGTGTCCCGGATAACTCCCTGCTGGAGGCCACAAGCCGCAGCCGGAGCCAGGCCTCGCACAGCGAGGATGATGAGGGCTTCGAGCTGCGCGACCGCGTGCGCCGCATCCACGTCAAGAGATACAGCACCTACGACGACCGCCAGCTCGGCCACTAG
- the TNFAIP1 gene encoding BTB/POZ domain-containing adapter for CUL3-mediated RhoA degradation protein 2 isoform X1, with protein sequence MSGDTCLGSALCPAAGHKPKAGGLKGSSLGNKYVRLNVGGSLYYTTVQVLTRHDTMLKAMFSGRMEVLTDKEGWILIDRCGKHFGTILNYLRDDTIALPKHRQEIKELMAEAKYYLIQGLVDMCQAALQDKKDLYEPVCSIPIITSPKEEERLIESSMKPVVKLLYNRSNNKYSYTSNSDDNLLKNIELFDKLSLRFNGRVLFIKDVIGDEICCWSFYGQGRKLAEVCCTSIVYATEKKQTKVEFPEARIYEETLNVLLYETPRVPDNSLLEATSRSRSQASHSEDDEGFELRDRVRRIHVKRYSTYDDRQLGH encoded by the exons ATGTCGGGGGACACGTGCCTGGGCAGCGCCCTGTGTCCGGCCGCGGGGCACAAGCCCAAGGCCGGCGGGCTCAagggcagcagcctggggaacAAGTACGTGCGCCTCAACGTCGGGGGCTCCCTGTACTACACCACGGTGCAGGTGCTCACCAGGCACGACACCATGCTCAAGGCCATGTTCAGCGGCAGGATGGAGGTGCTCACCGACAAGGAAG GCTGGATCCTTATAGACCGTTGTGGGAAGCACTTTGGAACAATTTTAAACTATCTCAGAGACGACACCATCGCACTTCCAAAACACAGGCAGGAGATCAAAGAGTTGATGGCAGAAGCCAAGTACTATCTCATCCAGGGCTTAGTGGACATGTGCCAAGCAGCCCTGCAG GACAAGAAAGACTTGTATGAACCTGTCTGCAGCATCCCTATTATCACCTCTCcgaaggaagaggagagactGATAGAGTCATCAATGAAA CCTGTTGTTAAACTGCTTTATAACAGAAGCAACAATAAATACTCCTACACCAG TAACTCGGATGACAACTTGCTGAAGAACATCGAGCTGTTTGACAAGCTGTCGCTGCGGTTCAACGGCAGAGTGCTGTTCATCAAGGATGTGATCGGGGACGAGATCTGCTGCTGGTCCTTCTACGGGCAGGGCCGCAAGCTGGCCGAGGTCTGCTGCACCTCCATCGTGTACGCCACGGAGAAGAAGCAAACCAAG GTGGAATTCCCTGAAGCTCGAATTTATGAGGAAACACTAAATGTCCTACTGTACGAGACCCCCCGTGTCCCGGATAACTCCCTGCTGGAGGCCACAAGCCGCAGCCGGAGCCAGGCCTCGCACAGCGAGGATGATGAGGGCTTCGAGCTGCGCGACCGCGTGCGCCGCATCCACGTCAAGAGATACAGCACCTACGACGACCGCCAGCTCGGCCACTAG
- the IFT20 gene encoding intraflagellar transport protein 20 homolog isoform X1, whose product MAQAALGAAGLHFDELNKLRVLEPEVAAQTAQLREECRAFVDKTAEFQKIVGSLIELVDQLAKAAESEKMKAIGARNLLKSIAKQREAQEQQLQALIAEKKMQLERYRIEYETLCKIEADQNEFIDQFIFQK is encoded by the exons ATGGCGCAGGCGGCGCTGGGCGCGGCGGGGCTGCACTTTGACGAGCTGAACAAGCTGCGGGTGCTGGAGCCCGAGGTGGCGGCGCAGACGGCGCAGCTCCGTGAGGAGTGCCGGGCCTTCGTGGACA aaacagcagaatttcagaaaatagtCGGCAGCTTGATTGAGCTCGTTGACCAACTGGCCAAAGCTGCAGAAAGTGAGAAGATGAAG GCCATCGGGGCACGGAACCTCCTGAAGTCAATCGCAAAGCAGAGGGaggctcaggagcagcagctccaggctttgATAGCTGAGAAAAAGATGCAGCTGGAAAG GTACCGGATTGAGTACGAGACTCTCTGCAAAATTGAAGCAGACCAGAATGAATTCATTGACCAGTTCATTTTCCAGAAATAG
- the IFT20 gene encoding intraflagellar transport protein 20 homolog isoform X2, with amino-acid sequence MAQAALGAAGLHFDELNKLRVLEPEVAAQTAQLREECRAFVDKTAEFQKIVGSLIELVDQLAKAAESEKMKVPD; translated from the exons ATGGCGCAGGCGGCGCTGGGCGCGGCGGGGCTGCACTTTGACGAGCTGAACAAGCTGCGGGTGCTGGAGCCCGAGGTGGCGGCGCAGACGGCGCAGCTCCGTGAGGAGTGCCGGGCCTTCGTGGACA aaacagcagaatttcagaaaatagtCGGCAGCTTGATTGAGCTCGTTGACCAACTGGCCAAAGCTGCAGAAAGTGAGAAGATGAAG GTACCGGATTGA